One Solanum pennellii chromosome 10, SPENNV200 genomic region harbors:
- the LOC107001693 gene encoding uncharacterized protein LOC107001693, whose protein sequence is MAFKVMLLLFFAMFVLIEHNAMAVQNINPVCAALCVAKCNTKPICLTWCLAKCYITKITYEESVDTEPTNHVCNVGCSLGHCFKFLVNYDHDKFGSCMTSCNENCCINDNINIALPKA, encoded by the exons ATGGCATTTAAagttatgttgttgttgttctttgCTATGTTTGTGTTGATAGAGCATAATGCTATGGCAGTCCAAAATATTAACCCAGTATGTGCAGCATTGTGTGTAGCAAAGTGCAACACAAAGCCTATATGCCTAACTTGGTGCCTTGCCAAGTGCTATATAACAAAAATCACATATGAAGAATCAGTTGATACTGAGCCTACAAATCATGTTTGTAATGTTGGATGTTCTCTTGGTCATTGCTTCAAGTTTCTTGTCAACTATG ATCATGACAAGTTTGGAAGTTGCATGACAAGCTGCAATGAGAATTGTTGTATTAATGACAATATTAATATTGCTCTACCAAAAGCTTAA
- the LOC107032449 gene encoding cytochrome P450 CYP72A219-like has product MQYILVAISIILVIIFNWSWRLMNWLWLQPRCLEKCLRELGFRGNSYKFLVGDMNEVVKMDEEAKSKPIKFSHDIVKRLMPFIHKTIIDYGKNSFIWLGPNPAMLIMDPEHIREILSKSNIFQKPPPALTKLLAKGILSYEEDKWAKHRRIINPAFHLDKLKHMVPSFHLTTCEMLSKWEKIVSTEGSEVDVWPYLQTLTSDVISRTAFGSSYEEGRQIHKLQQELAKIILKETEASYIRFLPTKEKRRMNRIHQEVRSLVLRIINKRMNKIEAGDTSNSDDLLGILLESNLKEIQEHGNKKFGMSIDEVIEECKLFYLAGQETTSALLVWSMILLSKHSDWQARAREEVSQVFGNNVPDYDKLNQLKVVTMIIQEVLRLYPPNFLMGREVHKETKLGNLSIPSGVQLLLPTILLHHDQEIWGEDVEEFNPERFSEGVNRATKGKFAYFPFSWGPRSCIGQNFAMLEAKMALSMILQQFAFEVSPSYAHVPYSVFTLLPQYGAQLILNKL; this is encoded by the exons ATGCAATACATTTTAGTTGCAATTTCTATAAttttagttataatttttaattggaGTTGGAGACTTATGAATTGGTTGTGGTTGCAGCCAAGGTGTTTGGAGAAATGCCTGAGAGAGTTGGGTTTCAGGGGAAATTCTTACAAGTTTTTAGTTGgagacatgaatgaagttgtgaAGATGGATGAAGAAGCTAAGTCCAAGCCTATCAAATTCTCACATGATATTGTCAAAAGACTCATGCCCTTTATCCACAAAACAATCATTGATTATG GTAAGAATTCTTTCATATGGTTGGGACCAAATCCAGCAATGCTCATCATGGACCCTGAACATATACGGGAGATCTTGTCGAAGAGCAATATTTTCCAGAAACCTCCCCCTGCACTCACGAAACTGTTAGCCAAAGGAATCTTGAGCTATGAAGAAGATAAATGGGCTAAACATAGAAGAATCATCAATCCTGCTTTTCACCTTGACAAGTTGAAG CATATGGTACCATCATTTCATTTGACAACTTGTGAGATGTTGAGCAAATGGGAGAAAATTGTCTCGACGGAAGGATCAGAGGTAGATGTGTGGCCATATCTTCAAACATTGACAAGTGATGTCATTTCAAGAACTGCTTTTGGAAGTAGCTACGAAGAAGGTAGACAGATACATAAACTTCAACAAGAACTAGCCAAAATTATCTTAAAAGAGACAGAGGCAAGTTACATTAG GTTTCTACCGAccaaagaaaagagaaggatGAATCGTATACATCAGGAAGTACGTTCACTAGTATTGAGAATAATCAATAAGAGAATGAATAAAATTGAAGCAGGGGATACGTCTAATAGTGACGACTTATTAGGCATATTATTGGAATCAAACTTGAAAGAAATCCAAGAGCATGGAAATAAGAAATTCGGAATGAGTATTGATGAGGTAATTGAAGAGTGTAAATTGTTCTATCTTGCTGGACAAGAGACAACTTCAGCTTTACTTGTATGGTCAATGATTTTATTGAGCAAACACTCCGATTGGCAAGCTCGTGCTAGAGAAGAGGTTTCGCAAGTCTTTGGCAACAACGTACCTGATTATGATAAGTTGAATCAACTCAAAGTT GTAACTATGATTATCCAAGAAGTTTTGAGATTGTATCCACCAAATTTTTTGATGGGTAGAGAGGTACACAAAGAAACTAAATTAGGCAATTTGTCGATACCGAGTGGAGTGCAACTCCTATTACCAACAATATTGTTGCATCATGACCAAGAAATATGGGGTGAAGATGTTGAAGAATTCAATCCAGAGAGGTTTAGTGAAGGAGTCAATAGAGCAACAAAAGGGAAATTTGCATATTTTCCATTTAGTTGGGGACCTAGAAGTTGCATTGGACAAAACTTTGCTATGTTAGAGGCTAAAATGGCACTTTCTATGATTCTACAACAATTTGCTTTTGAAGTTTCTCCATCTTATGCTCATGTTCCTTATTCAGTGTTTACTCTTCTACCTCAATATGGTGCTCAACTAATTCTAAACAAGCTATAG
- the LOC107032450 gene encoding cytochrome P450 CYP72A219-like has product MEIPYNYYYNLNLVLFSCAIIIVLRWAWRILNWVWFKPKMLEKCLRQQGFKGNSYKFLFGDVKEMMKMGKEALSKPIDFSHDMTWPRVMPFFHKTINNYGKNCFGWYGPRPAVVIVDPELIREVLTKNYIYQKPPGNPLTRLAANGLAGYEADKWAKHRRIINPGFHLDKLKHMLPAFQLTSSEMLNKWKEIISKEGSEIDVWPYLQTLTSDAISRTAFGSSYEEGKKIFELQKEQMGLLLQVARSLYIPGWRFVPTKTNRRMKQIFNEVGALILGIINKRIKMIEDGEIHDDLLSILLASNLQEIQQHGHKKFGMSIDEVIEECKLFYLAGQETTSALLVWTMILLSKYPIWQERARQEVLQVFESDQFDYDKLNHLKVVTMILNEVLRLYPSGYFINRVVTKDTKLGNLCLPSGVQLLLGTILLHHDIEIWGDDAMEFNPERFSDGVAKATKGQLVFFPFSWGPRICIGQNFAMLEAKMAMVMILKHYSFELSSSYAHAPHPLLLQPQYGAHLVLYKLEK; this is encoded by the exons ATGGAGATtccatataattattattacaaCTTAAATCTTGTATTATTTTCTTGTGCAATTATCATAGTATTGAGATGGGCATGGAGAATCTTGAATTGGGTTTGGTTCAAACCAAAAATGTTGGAGAAATGCTTAAGGCAACAAGGTTTCAAGGGAAATTCTTACAAGTTTTTGTTTGGAGATgtgaaagaaatgatgaaaatgGGAAAAGAAGCTTTATCAAAGCCTATTGATTTCTCACATGACATGACTTGGCCTAGAGTCATGCCCTTCTTCCACAAAACCATCAATAACTATG GTAAGAATTGTTTTGGTTGGTATGGGCCAAGACCAGCTGTGGTTATAGTGGATCCTGAACTTATAAGAGAAGTGTTAACAAAGAATTACATTTATCAAAAGCCTCCTGGTAATCCATTAACTAGATTGGCAGCAAATGGGCTTGCTGGCTATGAAGCTGATAAATGGGCCAAACATAGAAGAATTATCAATCCTGGTTTTCACCTTGACAAATTAaag CATATGCTTCCCGCGTTTCAATTGACTTCTTCGGAGATGTTAAACAAATGGAAAGAAATCATCTCGAAAGAAGGATCAGAGATAGATGTGTGGCCATATCTTCAAACTTTGACAAGTGATGCAATTTCTAGAACTGCATTTGGTAGTAGttatgaagaaggaaaaaagatttttgaacttcaaaaggAACAAATGGGACTACTTTTACAAGTAGCACGTTCATTATACATCCCAGGATGGAG GTTTGTACCAACAAAGACAAATAGAAGGATGAAACAAATCTTTAATGAAGTGGGAGCATTAATATTAGGAATCATcaacaaaagaataaagatgATTGAAGATGGAGAAATACATGATGACTTGTTGAGTATACTATTAGCATCCAATTTACAAGAGATCCAACAACATGGACATAAAAAATTTGGTATGAGTATTGATGAGGTGATTGAAGAgtgtaaattattttatcttgcTGGCCAAGAGACTACTTCAGCTTTACTTGTGTGGACAATGATTTTATTGTCCAAATACCCTATTTGGCAAGAAAGAGCTAGACAAGAGGTTCTACAAGTGTTTGAAAGTGATCAATTTGACTATGACAAGTTGAATCACCTAAAAGTG gTGACTATGATATtaaatgaggttttaaggttaTATCCATCaggatattttattaatagagTGGTGACCAAAGACACAAAGCTAGGGAATTTGTGTTTACCCTCTGGGGTGCAACTTTTATTGGGAACAATTTTGTTGCATCATGATATTGAAATATGGGGAGATGATGCAATGGAGTTCAATCCTGAGAGATTTAGTGATGGAGTAGCCAAAGCAACAAAAGGACAACTTGTGTTTTTTCCATTTAGTTGGGGTCCAAGAATATGTATTGGCCAAAACTTTGCTATGTTAGAGGCAAAAATGGCAATGGTCATGATTCTAAAACACTACTCCTTTGAACTCTCTTCATCTTATGCTCATGCTCCTCATCCACTATTGCTTCAACCTCAATATGGTGCTCATTTGGTTTTGTACAAGTTGGAGAAATGA
- the LOC107031848 gene encoding cytochrome P450 CYP72A219-like gives MKLGIITLEASEGRISFFNMEISYYNLKIAIFSFAIIFVLRWTWRILNYVWFKPKKLEKQLRQQGLKGNSYKLLHGDMKEMKMMIEEATSKPINFSHDLIWPRINPFIHKTITNYGKNCFVWIGPKPAVLITEPKLIREVLTKNYVYHKARGSPLLKLAISGLAAHEKDKWATHRRILNPAFHFDKLKHMLPAFKLTINEMLNTWKEIVSKDGTEIDVWPYLQTLTSDAISRTAFGSNYEEGKKIFELQKEQIELISKMTHSIYIPGWRFVPTKKNKRMMQIFYEVKALILGIINKRLRMIEAGESHDDLLSILLTSNLKEIQQHGNKKFGMSIDEVIEECKLFYFAGQETTSTLLVWTMILLCKYPIWQERARQEVLQVFASDELDYDKLNQLKVVTMILNEVLRLYTSAYAINRMVNTETKLGDLCLPSGVQLILATMLVHHDTEIWGDDAMEFKPERFSEGISKATKGQVVFFPFSWGPRICIGQNFAMLEAKMAMVMILKHYAFELSPSYAHAPHPLLLQPQYGAQLIMHKL, from the exons ATGAAACTTGGTATTATCACATTGGAGGCTAGTGAGGGAAGGATAAGTTTTTTCAATATGGAAATATCATATTACAACTTAAAAATTGCAATATTTTCATTTGCAATTATCTTTGTGTTGAGATGGACATGgagaatcttgaattatgtttggTTCAAACCAAAAAAGTTGGAGAAACAACTAAGACAACAAGGTCTCAAAGGAAATTCATACAAGTTGTTGCATGGGGATATGAAAGAGATGAAGATGATGATTGAAGAAGCTACATCCAAGCCTATCAATTTCTCACATGACTTGATTTGGCCTAGAATCAACCCCTTCATCCACAAAACCATCACAAATTATG GTAAGAATTGTTTTGTGTGGATTGGGCCCAAACCAGCAGTCCTTATTACAGAGCCCAAATTGATAAGGGAGGTGTTAACAAAGAATTATGTTTATCATAAGGCACGTGGCAGCCCATTATTGAAGTTGGCAATATCTGGGCTTGCGGCCCATGAAAAAGATAAATGGGCCACACATAGAAGGATTCTCAATCCAGCTTTTCACTTTGACAAGTTGAAG CATATGCTACCCGCGTTCAAATTAACTATCAACGAAATGTTGAACACATGGAAGGAAATTGTCTCGAAAGACGGAACAGAGATAGATGTGTGGCCATATCTACAAACATTGACAAGTGATGCAATTTCAAGAACTGCTTTTGGTAGTAAttatgaagaaggaaaaaagatttttgaacttcaaaaagaacaaattgaattaatttcaaaaatgacaCACTCAATATACATTCCAGGATGGag GTTTGTGCCaactaaaaagaacaaaaggaTGATGCAAATCTTCTATGAAGTAAAAGCACTTATATTGGGAATTATCAATAAAAGATTGAGGATGATTGAAGCTGGAGAATCACATGATGATTTATTGAGCATATTATTGACAtccaatttaaaagaaatacaacAACATGGGAACAAAAAATTTGGTATGAGCATTGATGAGGTGATTGAAGAGTGTAAATTGTTCTATTTTGCTGGACAAGAGACTACTTCAACTTTACTTGTGTGGACAATGATTTTATTATGCAAGTATCCTATTTGGCAAGAAAGAGCTAGACAAGAGGTTTTACAAGTGTTTGCAAGTGATGAACTTGATTATGATAAGTTGAATCAACTAAAAGTA GTGACTATGATATTAAACGAGGTGTTAAGGTTGTATACATCAGCATACGCGATTAATCGAATGGTAAATACAGAAACAAAGTTAGGGGATTTGTGTTTACCCTCTGGGGTCCAACTCATATTAGCAACAATGTTAGTGCATCATGATACTGAAATTTGGGGAGATGATGCAATGGAGTTTAAGCCAGAGAGATTTAGTGAAGGAATATCAAAAGCAACAAAAGGACAAGTTGTATTTTTTCCATTTAGTTGGGGTccaagaatatgtattgggcaAAATTTTGCTATGTTAGAGGCTAAAATGGCAATGGTCATGATTCTAAAACACTATGCATTTGAACTCTCTCCATCTTATGCTCATGCTCCTCATCCATTACTGCTTCAACCTCAATATGGTGCTCAATTGATCATGCACAAGTTGTAG